ATACAACAGTATCTATAGTAACTTTGTTGCCTGTACACTCTGGAAGCTTTATGTAGTCCATTCCTATGTTTGACAAGAGGAAACAAATTGCTTTGGAAGCTTTCTGTTAACAAATCCTCCCTTCCCATTAAATGCAAAGATAAGTCATTTTATGCCATTTTCTTGTTTTCAAAAAGTATCTTGACATTTTGCATTTTGTAATTTTGTTCTCCTGGAGCACAAGGAAACTAAGACCTTTTAGGGGAAACTAAATTATGCCAAGAAGTTGTACAGGAAGAACAAAGAATTTTATTCTTATTGTGCGAGACAGAAATGTTCTCTTCTGTTGGATTTGTCAAAACAAATACAGGATATAATTTCTTATGTTGGGAATAGAAAATTCATGAATGATAAAATTCCTGAGAGAGTTACAGGCATTAGAAGAAATGTTTCAGTTCAGCATATTCCTCGAGAAAGTAGACTGCTGTAAAACAGAACAAGGAAGCAAACACATCGAGTGCTTTGTGTATATTTTGACTGAGTTAATGTGGTATTTATGTTACACTCATTTGTTGTCTAGCTCTTGTTATTGAAAAAGCAGAGGAGtttaggatttttcttttttttttttatgtctagcataaACAATCTGCTATTTCcatagcaattttttttctttgtttgaaacAATAAAGCAAATTCACCCTCTGTTTTCCTCCAAGTAATTTGACGATATTTGTCATGGAACATGTATGCCTTAGCCCTGTCCTTGCTAGTCCAGTATTTTGATGTTCATTTTCAACACCACCCATCATGAGGGGACAGTGATGCTAACATGCCAGCACTTTGACCAGGGCAATTTCGCTTGTGGTTGCATCTTTTTTTCTGATGCTTTCTTTTAACCCAAGCTTGTTAAATGGCTTCATGTACAGTttgtctgtctatgtgtgagtatgtgtgcatATACATGCACCCACATTTGCTTGCTCTTCTGGATGGCCACACACACCTGTGAACACGCAGGCTTCTATTGTATTGTAAATAATGCCAACTTATGCATTTACTGAGCCTCTGTAGTCACCagtgtcatttcacacctgtacTCACTGACATTAAGACTTGTGGGTGAAAATGAGGATTGTTGAAGATGTGGAGAAACTAGACCCCTCATACGTCGTTAAAAGGATTGTGAAATGATGTAGAAATTTGTAAAGTAGTTCAGTCGTTTCTCAATAACTGTTATTATACAACCCAGCAATTCTGCTACTTGCCACACACCCAAGAGAACTAACAgtgtctgttaaaaaaaaaatgcacatggggctgggaagatagcataatggttatacaaaagattttcatactttGGGGGTCTCAGATTCAACACCTAGCATCACCATACGCCAGAGTTAAACTgtgctttaattaaaaaaaaatatacacCTGCATATTTACTGTAACATTATTTATTATAGCCAGAAAGTGGAAATAGACCAACTGTCCATCAAGATGAATGGGTAAACAAAGAATGACACTTTTTTCTGCTGGGTTATTTAGCCATAGAGAGGGACTCAGTACTGATCCTTGCTATGGCATGGATGAACCTTATAGACCTGTTAAGTGATTCCATTTATTTGACATGTTCAATGTAGGcaaatctagagagagagagagagagagagagagagagtagaatagTGGTTACCAGGCAGAGGTTGGGGAAATGACTACTCCTAAGTAATGGAATTTCATTTTGAGATAATGAAAAATGTTCAGgaatacaataatagtaatgcttgtaaatataataaaaaccacTGACTTGTACACCTAAAGAGAATGAGTTTTATGAGATGTGAATTGTATttcaatttggaaaaaaaacaaagcttAAGCACCTAGAAAGCTTAAGCAAAATACTGGAACCGAGCAGTACTTTGCAAGTTCATGTTGAATGACTTGAATAAACCTACAttccactacttttttttttttaagagaatgtaCTTAAAATACGTGAACCTTTTAAGTGAAATTTACCCAAGACAGAGAAGTAGTAGCACTCATTCATGTATGTGGCAGTAACATTTCTTGAGTATGAAAGGTCTCATGAATAACTTTAGAATTTGTTATACTTCTAATGACATGGGAGACTATTTCAGGATAGCATTCTCTTATTCCCATTAGGACTGAGTAGTTGATCTGTACTCTTAAGCATTTCACCAGAAAATGGAGAAATATGCTGCCCTGGAAAATGGTAATGATGAAATATTTTCTGCTTTGTAAGGAGAATTGAAAATCACTGTAatttgtttcttttccctttttataaaactcttttctttcccccttgaGACACATTGGTTTCCCAAgttatgaattcactttcttttgtttattcTAGCCATTTAGTTTTTCTGATTATATAcctgtttaatttttaatttctcattaaaagtaaatatagCTAATTTTCCTATTAATATTTCAAAGagtatttcatttctctctgccacaACCTTGATATAGTGCTGTCTAGTGTTTTACCATAGAGTTAAAATGCTGTTTTCACCCCAAATATTTCTGGGAGAGCAACCCATTAATATATTCTGAATGGATCAAAAGTTTCTTTTTCTAAAGCCAAGACAAATGTTGTAAACACTGTTCTAGAATTATAATTGCTTAACGGacataggcacacacacagagcaaagaTTTTTGCAACTGCAGGGAAACTCCTTAGAGACGAACATTTCACAGGTATTAAGGCCTCTTAGTGAGTCTTACTGGAGGCTAAAACATACCAGTTTTGAGTCAAGGAGCAAATTTTAATTAAGCACTAACTGGAAGCTAGTTACTGTGCTCTGGATGTTCAGTGGTCATCTGAATGACTGGACTAACCTCCCTTGGATATTTATGCTGTGCTCAGGAGCTCCCAATATGGAAACCCTCGTGACTGGAGCACAGTGACCaaggcagagaggggacagaCATGTGGATAGGGCACTAGAGTGGCAAGCATGCAGTTATGATAAGTGCAGTCAGAAGTCACTGGAAGCTTGCTGAGGGCACTGCAGTGTCTGCTTTAGCAAGGACTTCTCTAAGCAGTGGGGCAACAAGCTGTTGAGTATATGAAGAGAAAGGAGAGTTGAGTTAGGGCATTTGCTGTATTCCAGGTCAAGTCTCATGAGGATTTGGATTAGCACAGTAGTCCAAAATCTAGAAAGAAGTTTACTGATACTGTAGCCCTCTGGGTCCTTCAAGCTTGGACAAATAAGCAAACACAACAAGAAGCAGagtaagaagaggaaaaaggcaggggccaggaggtagcacatctgattaagtgcacacatgaaaGTGGgccagtacccaggttcaagcccctggtccccacacttGCATGGTGTGGCATATCTGTCAGAGAAAGCTTGGCCGTCCACAAACAGGTCCACTGGTTCACTTTGAGGTGAAACTCTTGTTTTGTAACATAAAGTGAAGGACGGTCGCCCACCTCTGTCTAGGACGTTACTCTGGGAGATAATGAAATGAATGTTTGTATGTTAGGTGGATAGGTAGGGTATAAGCAAGTCAACTTATCTCTGAGTCTGCCTTACCAATGTAGTATTTCCCCCCCaacttctttactttttattgagaTAATATGGGTTTTGAATTCTGTGTGTGTTAGGGGGACAGTTTTCCATATTTTTTCTGATGTGTGTTAACtgtaccacatccaccaccaaaggaccAGCACTGCTCCATGAGTCGTAGGAATCCCTTCACCCTTACAGTGTCCTCTTTCCTCGTCCACTTTGACAACCTCAGTTGTGAAGACAGAGTTTAAATACTTGTTTCCTTTGGATTCTTTTCCCTTGCTCTGTTTctctatagagagggagagagaaagatagacatctgcagacctccttcactgcttgtgaagcatccacccagtaggtggggagccacgggcttgaacctggatccatacgcttcatactgtgtgcgcttaacctggtacaccactgcgCGGCTCCCAAGAAGGACACTATTTCCCTTGTGTATACAGCCTACAGCTTcttgcagccagggaggtggtgcagtggatagtgtTGATATCACCTGTGCCAGTCAGAGTGATGCttttggttttctctttctctctctctctgcttctagatcgataaataaataaaccttggaaaagaagcaagagagaaaacaaaacaaaacagtgtcCAAAGGGCTGCGGGTATAGAACAGTGGTTTTATGCAAACAGCCTTTTGCACTTGAGGCACcgtaggccccaggttcagtcactcGCACCATctaagcccgagctgagcagtgccctggggaaaacaaaaaacaaagaccaAAACACCAGTTAAACTAACAGAAAAACTTTTCAATTCTACAACTTCTTCTATGACCGtatgtctgtatttatatatatttgctccttTCTTTTCCCGATGGTCCTgacttctccttcctttcttttatttatttatttatttatttatttatttatttatttatttttctacccgagttattgctggggcttggcgctgGCACGGTcattctcccctttttttcttttttctatttttatttgataggagagaaagcaattgagaggggaaggagagggagagagagggagagaaagatatataatgTGTCTTCCCCttaacagatagacacctgcagacctgcttcactgctcatgaatcattcattccccctgcaggtggggaacaagggctcaaaccctggtccttgtgcttgctgaTATGTTCACtaaactgggtgcgccaccatctggcctcctctcttcctttataagtcacaccggcaccattgctacttctgaatgtccttttttctctctctttttttttttttctctctctcttttttttttctcttctctctttgggtcttgatagaattagagttcagagccctctgattatcttcctctaacatttctccctttctaggagtatggaccaaaattctgtctGGGGTGCAGGAGTTGTgagttttgacttctgtaattgcttttcctctggacatggatgttcGCAGGAGAAAGTGAACATTCGCAGGATgttccataaccccagcctgtttctatttttccttagtggtgcagggctctggagaagtgaagttcAGGGtcatattagtgaggtcatctgcccaggggagtcaggatggaattgtagtagcatctgcaacttagtggctgaaagacagtaagatataaagcaggactaaATGTCCAGTAAataggaactaaaaagtaggactagaacagatgagaatagggatgttatggtagaaagaagctaggaagtctattttaggtatgttcttaggggctCATGATTTTGGTCccttttgcttgaacttgatggctaatatgcaggtgaactaaaaatactgtctgggaagattgtgtcagagttgagaatagggctagaaagctgtattagggcatTTATATATAACtgttatatataaatacaattaactgtttaccccattgatctgacgcAGGGTctgtatattcacatttagcacaggagcctgtgtaacctccaagtccctgtgagtctgagcttgcagcccgtggtcacagctgggaacattctaggctgaactcatttcagggccaatcttccttgagtggcagagtaggctgacgcAGCCTTCCTAGACTacaacttcttctccttctcctcctcttcttccttctcctcctcctgctcctcctttttcttcttaaacaaaaacatatttgaacctttggtattattattattattatcattattattttagagttatcacttgggcttggtgcctgtattatgaatccactgctcttggtgaccattttattggataggacagagagaaattgagcgatgagggggagagaaaagtagagagaaagaatgacacctgcagacctgcttcactgcttatggaacgtcccccctgaaggtggagcgctgggggctcaaacctatatcattgtgctttgtactatgtatgtttaacctgctgtgccaccacctggcccaaccaTTGGTGTTTCTAAGGAGCCTACTGGAACTACTTCATGCCATTCTGTCCTTTGCAGATCCTAAGTAATGCATATGGAGTTCATGAAGTCAGAGTAGCTAAAGCTTAATAAgtcttatgtttgtttttttttttttaaagtaagatttatttatcccattagacaaagaaggagacagggaagagagagagagagagaccagagcaggaCTCTGGCATAAGCAGTGCCAAagctagaacctgggacctcatgtttcCATACCCAAAGCTCTACTACTCTGCCACCTCCAAGGCAGCAAGCtttacttacatatttatttattattctttttttttcttgcctccaggattaatactggggctcagtgcttgtaccgttaatccactgctcctggatccaGGCCAtgctttcccattttgttgcccttgttgttgttattgttattgttgccactgatgttgttgttggataggacagagagaaactgagagaggaggggaagacagagagggggaaggaaagacacctgcagacctacttcactgcttgtgaagcaacccgcctgcaggtggggagctgggggcttgaaccaggatccttatgctggtccttgtgcttcacactatgtgcacttgacccactgcgctaccacccgactacaaCTTCTTAACCTACTGTCTGTCACTGGGTGATTGGCTTGATTCCATGTCCCATGTGCTGTAAATATGCAACAGTGAATATAGGTATATTCACtgtgttcattctttttttttatttaagaaaggattaattaaaaaaaccatagggtagaggggtacaattccaaacaattcccaccacccaatctccatttcccaccccctctcctgatagctttcccactctctatccctctgggagcatggacccagggtcattgtgggatgcagaaggtagaaggtctggcttctgtaattgcttccccgctgaacatgggcgttgactggttggtccatactcccagtctgcctctctttttccctagtagggtgggtctctggggaagtggagctccaggacacattggtggggtcttcttcagtctagggaagcctggccatcatcctgatgacatctggaatctggtgactgaaaagagagttaacatacaaagccaaacaaattgttgagcaatcatggacccaaagcttggaatagtggagaggaagtgttaggggggtactcattgcaaactctagtgtacttctgctttcaggtatatattttgcagtagtttacggatacgtgtgaacatatgctctctctcacagaaacttgtgtatatctaggttttgggactttgttagaaagtgaaccacctgagatgaaattagagtatactatgaaaggaaaggtctcacccgagtaatgaagttgaagggttgtcattccacacgtgaagtctctggacacagtctgaagtgaagcatgttgaggtggcaatcattgtgttggttaggttgtgatcggcagatgcaatattatttgatatggattgggagaggcatacgggaaagtgggccctatccaatggttccaggactgggggaagtagaggctctatagtggagatgtgaggttcctgctgtcttagggttcaaaaagacaattgatagttaatgttatcatcacattatttggtaattgggttaactttgaaaagtccttttgttagggtttgctgtacagtacccagtatcttgtatatagctgtgctattggatgcttctgatctacttggtctaggcttttgagagagtctgcatatcaattacacagactatatattgaaaagattcagtttgtgttttgaaaaactttgagacatacaattaattttccccctctcgtattaattaactagtgatttatatgactacattttactaggagtgcacataaacaccattcccaccaccaaaagactgtgacccatccctcccacccactcccaccccccactgtcccaggaagctgcatgtctacccctcaccacagggtttttactttggtgccctgtgtTCATTCTTAATAGGCGTGTGctcatgtatattttattttatgttttaggtTCAGCTGTCTGAACACTCTAGGATTTCCCAAATTTTAGCGCATTCTTTATCCCTGACTTGATATCCAACCATGCAGCGGAGAACAAGAGGAGTCAACACTGGACTTATTTTGCTTCTTTCCCAAATCTTCCATGTTGGAGTCAACAATATCCCACCTGTCACCCTGGCAACATTGGCCCTCAACATCTGGCTCTTCTTGAACCCTCTGAAGCCTTTGTATGACTCTTGTCTCAGCGTGGATAACTGTTACCACAAGAAAGACTGGCAGCGCTTACTGCTTTCACCCCTTCACCATGCAGATGATTGGCATTTGTATTTTAACATGGCGTCCTTGCTGTGGAAAGGCATCAGCCTGGAGAGAAGACTAGGAAGCAAATGGTTTGCCTACCTCATCACCACATTTTCTCTCCTCACTGGGGTGGTGTACCTAATCTTGGAATTTGCTCTTGCAGAGTTTATGAATGATCCTGACTTCAAGAGGAGCTGCGCCGTGGGCTTCTCAGGTAAGGGCAACACATTTCCAAAAGAGCCTTCATGGAGATAGTAAGGGGAGTGTAGCTGCTGTCATTTTATGAAGCATGATGCCACAGTTGGAGAAGAAACTGAATTGGGAATGGCTAAGGGTTGCAAAGCAGTGACCTCCCAGGAAGGAAGGGGATGTTTGGATGACAGGAGGGACATGGCATAGATTTTGTTATTCCTTGTTACACTGGATCATCACTCTTGGACAACTTAGGTTAGGGTCTGCTTGGAGATATTTTGTTGATAGAGTACTATTATACAAATAAGTACAGACTCTACCATGGTGAGACCTGGGAGAGAACCACTGTTGTATTTCCAGTAGGGTATAGCTCTCAATATGTTCAGTAAAATCAGTGCCCCATATGCCACCTTGGTATGTGCAGCACATTGAAGGAGCCATGCTCCTGTTAGTCACTCTACATAACACACCATATTTAGTTCATAGAAGGGGGACTATTGGCAGCTGGCATCACTGACTCTTGTAGATAAGAGAGTAAAGACCCAGAACAGTAAAGTAACTTGCCGAGTTTCACAGGCCTAGTAAGTAGTTGACCTGGGGTTTGTATCCAACCTCTAGACGTTAGCCATGTGTTGCATCACCTTTCACTTTCCCCCTCTTACTGGTTGTTGTTTTTACACATTTGATAGAATTGGCAGTTTCATCAGAACTTAAATGAAAATGAGAATGCAAATGGGGAGGTAGGCCTGACAACTCCCTGGCTGTGTGCTTCTGGTGTTCTTGTCTTACTTGAGTTTCTCTTTCCTCGATTTTTTAAGACGGAACAAGAGACCCTGACTATATAGGTCTAGGTGCCAATGTTTACCAGTTTATCAGCTCATTCATTTTAGTAGCAGTAGTCTAATGAGATGCATAAGACCATATAATGATGAAGATGAAAAGCATTTCCGAGTGTATTGATCTATTTCTTACCTCTGTTCCCcttttcatccttttctttctagcATACTCCCTCACACATCTAAATGTAGGCAGAGAAAACATGCTTCGTCTTCAACCGTAGAGTAAAGTATGCAGCACTGgcatttaaaaacatttagttAAAAGTCAAACCACAGGCGGTcgcacatctggctaagtgcttacattacagtgcgcaaggactcagctttgaacccctgatccccacctgcacgaggagagtttcacaagtggtgaagcagggctgcaggtgtctctctttgtctcttaaccgctctgtctcccctgcccctctcaatttctctctgtctctgctaataaataaataaatataaaaaaatcacatcATTAAAATGACCAGTTTTGAAAGTTACACTTCAAATGACAAAGTTACACTTCAATGACATTTAGTGCTTTTGCTGGTGTTTTAGTTTTATGTGTTATCTGTTCGTAGTGAACTGAAAGTAAGTATGAGCTAGAGTCAAGAAACATCAAAGAGGAGTGGGGAGTGatggcagaatggttatgcaatggactttcatgcctgaggctctgaagtccctggttcaatctcttgcaccacgataagccacagttgtgcagtactctggttgaaaaaatagaaagaaaaagaaacatcaaaGGGATGAATATCTTGGACATCGTCTTTCTACCAAATTCGGAGTTGCCAAGAGTAGTATATAGCAAAGCAAAATGTTGGCTATTGTTGAGTAatcatttttactttttgttcGTTTCCTTTGTAAATGTCGATTATCTCCACGTTGGGATTGGTGCTATccctgtgctcttttttttttctctcttttaggaGTTTTGTTTGCATTGAAAGTTCTTAACAACCATTATTGCCCTGGAGGCTGTGTCAATGTCCTGGGCTTTCCTGTACCCAACAAATATGCTTGTTGGGCAGAACTTGTGGCCATTCATTTCTTCTCACCAGGGTAAGTGTTTACTTTGAGAGAATACAGATGAAGTAACTGATGTTCCATGGAGGAAccattacaataataataacataatcaAGTGGTTTCTTGGCAGTTaggtactttttaaaaactaataacaggggagtcgggtggtagcacagcaagttaagcgcacgtggcacatagcacaaggatcagcataaggattccggtttgagcccccggctccccacctgcaggggagtcgcttcacaagcggtgaagccggtctgcaggtgtctctctttctctcctcgtctctgtcttccactcctctctccatttctctctgtcctatccaacaacaatgacatcaatgacaacagcagtaataactacaacaataaaacagcaagtacaagaaaagcaaataaataaataaattaattaataaaaaaaacaaactctaataacagaattttgtttaatagttttcaTATCAGGAAATTCCAGAGTTTGAATCCTGACAGCCAGCCAGCTGTATTATTTTAGTGTCCTTTTCTTATTTGAGTTTCTGTTTCCTCAACTTTTAGGAAGGAACAAGAGAACCTAATTATATAGGTATGTTTAGGAGACACTATTAACCAGCTTCTCAGTTCATTCATTCTAGTAACAATAATCCAACAAAATAGGTAAGACCACATaattataaaaatggaaaaagaagtcacaaagatggtccaggaggtggtccgggaggtggcgcagtgatgcagctttggactctcaagcatgacgtcctgagttcgacccctggtagcacatgtgccagagtgatgtccggttctttctctctcctcctgtctttctcattaataaataaataaaatcttttaaaaatagtcacAAAGTACATTTatttactgctttttaaaaattatttttgaaaatatttttctatatttatttattggatagagacagaaatcgagagagaatagggaaatagagagggagggaaaaagagacacctgcagtgctgctttaccattcatgaagcttcccccctttatgtggggaatgggggcttgaacctggatccttgtgcattataacatgtgctgtAAACCAGTGCACCATTCTCTGACCTTTGATCTAGTGCTTTCATTTGAACTGTGCTGTCTCAGTAGTAGAACTCTTTAGACCAAATGCTTTTCTTAAAGCCCCAATATATTAATAGATTGACTGTgctgtttattaaaataaatttttatgagGGAGAATATGTaaaagagagatgggaagagacagactacagcactgcttagccctgACAACGTGAGCCTAttatagattgaacctggggtcctggaacctctgactTGCAAATATTGTACTCTCAGTGATGAGTTATTTCCCTGGGTCTCAATTCTGAACCTTTTCAAGAGAAAGCACGACACCCCACCCATCTTGCTGTATTTATCCCCGTGCTGTTGTAGATTTATCAGAGGCACCTTTATAGAACCCCAGGGTGCCAAGGAACACAGTTTTTGAGTACCACTAATCTGGATGACTTCTTTATTAACAAGGACAAAGAAC
This portion of the Erinaceus europaeus chromosome 7, mEriEur2.1, whole genome shotgun sequence genome encodes:
- the RHBDD1 gene encoding rhomboid-related protein 4 isoform X3; protein product: MQRRTRGVNTGLILLLSQIFHVGVNNIPPVTLATLALNIWLFLNPLKPLYDSCLSVDNCYHKKDWQRLLLSPLHHADDWHLYFNMASLLWKGISLERRLGSKWFAYLITTFSLLTGVVYLILEFALAEFMNDPDFKRSCAVGFSGVLFALKVLNNHYCPGGCVNVLGFPVPNKYACWAELVAIHFFSPGTSFAGHLAGILVGLMYVHGPLKKIMEACSGIFSLNVHYPGQQYHFNSSGYAGYQDYYPNGGPTYHEDVPRNYDAYTAGLSEEEQLERALRASLHDRGNSRSNPPPYGFRLSPEEEMRRQRLHRFDSQ